One Oryza sativa Japonica Group chromosome 8, ASM3414082v1 DNA window includes the following coding sequences:
- the LOC4346235 gene encoding LOW QUALITY PROTEIN: kinesin-like protein KIN-7H (The sequence of the model RefSeq protein was modified relative to this genomic sequence to represent the inferred CDS: deleted 3 bases in 2 codons) — MGAAEEEAAAAWDKAEAKEERIMVSVRLRPLNGREAGDSCDWECISPTTVMFRSTVPERAMFPTAYTYDRVFGPDSSTRQVYEEGAKEVALSVVSGINSSIFAYGQTSSGKTYTMTGITEYSVLDIYDYIEKHPEREFILRFSAIEIYNEAVRDLLSHDTTPLRLLDDPEKGTTVEKLTEETLRDKDHLRNLLAVCEAQRQIGETALNETSSRSHQILRLTIESSTRQYLGRGNSSTLVACVNFVDLAGSERASQTASAGVRLKEGSHINRSLLTLGKVVRQLSKGRNGHIPYRDSKLTRILVFLGRQCKNCYYLHNEPCTESYEQSRNTLLFATCAKEVVTNAQVNVVMSDKALVKHLQRELERLQSEIKFPAPASCTTHAEALREKDAQIKKLEKQLKELMEERDTVKSQLDCLLKSDCDDHSDGRVAKRWDEHSRSSESFARNASEEAFSVSDTSGVPYQDQDNAVFNGSYVFSDDRDDIVFPVQTVDLPEETKHEKFMSPWHPPSHHSSSDCIESYHMTEAASRTASEVSEEHCREVQCIDIHEHRRSTSHKFDLLLPQDTEFQTPELEISKEAVPQPDEDQELESITNRMEDPTRMCPVEEEQQDEIVDTCESNGTTDNDVKLYTCDSNISFDIQKPYPNGCLTVKRCILSSKDRALSRSKSCRASFMIIPNSWFDDSEYTSQTPPNEILKHTPRRFDKVRRSLYPENDNPSSVDRSEFSGEVSSDEVVKDMSTIDEVAKDMCPSDAEQETLTSDISCLTKLKKTDSDHEDELDEYQDQQSIRDGSTTLRTVKDVGIDSSLSASPSRWPIDFEKMRQEIIQLWHECNAPIVHRTYFFLLFKGDPADNIYMEVEHRRLSFIRRSFSASPAGGELNSAVVSSLKNLRRERDMLYKQMLKKLTNGEKERVYARWGIDLSSKQRRLQLSRLVWTQTDMEHIRESASLVAKLIELLEPAQALKEMFGLNFTLAPRSERRSFGLLGT; from the exons atgggggcggcggaggaggaggcggcggcggcatgggacAAGGCGGAGGCCAAGGAGGAGAGGATAATGGTGTCGGTGCGGCTGCGGCCGCTCAACggcagggaggccggcgacaGCTGCGACTGGGAGTGCATCAGCCCCACCACCGTCATGTTCCGCAGCACCGTCCCCGAGCGCGCCATGTTCCCCACCGCCTACACCTACG ATAGGGTGTTTGGTCCTGATTCCTCTACAAGGCAGGTCTACGAGGAAGGAGCGAAAGAAGTTGCTCTATCAGTTGTCAGTGGAATCAACT CAAGCATATTCGCGTATGGGCAAACAAGCAGTGGCAAGACTTACACGATGACCGGGATAACCGAGTATAGTGTTCTCGACATCTATGACTACATCGAAAAG CATCCTGAAAGAGAATTCATTTTGAGATTTTCGGCAATAGAGATATACAATGAAGCTGTGAGGGACCTCCTGAGCCACGACACCACACCCCTCAGACTTCTTGATGATCCGGAG AAAGGAACTACCGTAGAGAAACTCACTGAGGAAACCTTGAGGGACAAGGATCATCTTAGGAACCTTCTTGCTGTGTGTGAAG CTCAAAGGCAGATTGGAGAAACTGCTTTGAATGAAACGAGTTCAAGGTCCCATCAAATACTCAGATTG ACAATTGAAAGTTCTACTAGACAGTATTTGggaagaggcaactcaagcaCCCTTGTAGCTTGTGTG AACTTTGTTGACCTAGCAGGAAGCGAGCGTGCATCTCAGACTGCTTCAGCTGGAGTGAGGTTAAAAGAAGGTAGCCATATCAATCGAAGTCTTCTTACACTGGGAAAAGTTGTTCGGCAACTCAG TAAGGGAAGAAATGGCCATATCCCCTACAGAGATTCAAAGCTGACTCGTATATTA GTCTTCCTTGGGAGGCAATGCAAGAACTGCTATTATCTGCACAATGAGCCCTGCACGGAGTCATAT GAGCAATCCAGGAATACACTATTGTTTGCTACTTGTGCAAAGGAGGTAGTTACAAATGCACAGGTCAATGTAGTGATGTCTGATAAGGCACTCGTGAAGCATCTACAAAGAGAACTTGAAAGATTACAAAGTGAGATTAAATTTCCGGCGCCAGCCTCCTGCACTACTCATGCTGAAGCATTGAGGGAGAAGGATGCACAAATTAAAAAG CTGGAGAAACAGCTAAAAGAATTGATGGAAGAAAGAGATACTGTGAAGTCTCAACTTGACTGCTTGCTTAAAAGCGATTGTGATGACCATAGTGACGGCCGCGTTGCGAAGCGATGG GATGAGCATAGTCGATCCTCAGAGTCTTTTGCACGGAATGCGTCTGAAGAAGCATTTTCAGTTTCAGATACTTCTGGTGTTCCTTACCAGGATCAAGATAATGCTGTGTTTAATGGATCCTATGTCTTCAGTGATGACCGTGATGATATTGTATTCCCTGTTCAAACAGTGGATCTTCCTGAAGAAACAAAGCATGAAAAATTTATGTCACCTTGGCACCCTCCCAGCCACCATAGTTCTTCTGATTGCATAGAGTCATATCATATGACAGAAGCGGCTTCCAGAACTGCATCAGAAGTCTCTGAAGAGCATTGTAGAGAAGTCCAATGCATAGATATACATGAGCATAGAAGAAGCACAAGTCACAAATTCGACCTTTTGCTGCCCCAGGACACCGAGTTCCAAACACCTGAATTAGAGATCTCCAAAGAAGCAGTCCCTCAACCTGATGAAGACCAAGAACTTGAGAGCATAACAAACAGAATGGAAGATCCTACCAGGATGTGCCCTGTCGAGGAGGAGCAACAAGATGAGATCGTAGATACATGTGAATCTAATGGTACCACAGACAATGATGTCAAGCTATATACATGTGATTCTAACATTTCTTTTGACATTCAGAAACCTTACCCTAATGGATGTCTGACTGTAAAAAGGTGTATACTGAGCTCCAAGGATAGGGCGTTGTCTAGAAGTAAAAGCTGCAGGGCTAGCTTTATGATTATTCCAAATAGTTGGTTTGATGATTCCGAGTACACCAGCCAGACACCACCTAATGAAATCTTGAAGCATACCCCAAGAAGGTTTGACAAGGTTAGGAGAAGCTTGTATCCAGAAAATGATAACCCTTCTTCAGTAGACCGTTCTGAGTTTTCTGGTGAAGTTTCTTCTGATGAAGTAGTGAAGGACATGAGCACCATTGATGAAGTAGCCAAAGACATGTGCCCCAGCGACGCAGAACAAGAAACTCTCACCAGTGACATCAGTTGTCTCACCAAGTTGAAGAAGACTGATAGTGACCATGAGGATGAACTTGATGAGTATCAGGATCAG CAGTCTATTAGAGATGGATCTACAACCTTGAGAACTGTCAAAGATGTTGGCATAGATTCATCACTGAGTGCCTCTCCTTCTCGTTGGCCTATTGATTTTGAGAAGATGCGGCAAGAGATTATTCAGTTGTGGCACGAATGCAACGCTCCCATCGTACACAGAACttacttcttcctcctcttcaagGGAGATCCAGCAGATAACATCTACATGGAGGTGGAGCACAGGAGACTGTCCTTCATTAGGAGGTCCTTCAGTGCCAGCCCTGCAGGAGGCGAGCTTAATTCTGCCGTCGTATCAAG CCTGAAAAATCTTCGACGCGAAAGGGACATGCTCTACAAGCAGATGCTTAAGAAGCTCACCAATGGGGAGAAAGAGCGCGTTTACGCTAGATGGGGAATCGATCTGAGCTCGAAACAGCGAAGATTGCAGCTATCTCGTCTCGTCTGGACGCAGACCGATATGGAACACATCAGGGAGAGTGCATCCCTTGTTGCGAAGCTGATTGAGCTGCTGGAGCCAGCACAGGCACTGAAGGAGATGTTTGGACTGAACTTCACACTAGCTCCCCGATCTGAACGGCGATCCTTCGGCCTTCTAGGTACCTGA